The bacterium genome contains the following window.
CCAATCGATTCCAGCGTTCTGATATGATTTGGCACTGGAACGACTGATTGGAGGCTGAATGTCCGGCAGTATTTCAGCATAAAGGCTGGGCGCCCCAATAAGACAAACTATCGAGGCACTCACGATTGACAGGACTTTTGACCGGATCATGCTCCCCCCCCGTGTTTCAGTAGTGATAAGCAGTGAACTTATCTAATCATCTGATCCAATTATTTATCATATATCATAATGATAAAGGCCCGTCAATCGGTTCCTCTGGTATCTTCGGATGCTGCGTGTCAAGCCATTGGTACGCAGGTCAAGCCGAAGTGCTGGAGCAATCTCTCGCATAGTATTTCGTACCGAAGTGTTTCCGTCTAAAGGAGCATTGGCGCGAACGCCGATCCGGTCTATGCTAGCCGAAACCTGGATAGGCAATTACCAAGGAGGAGACGAAAATGAAACGAACCCTGACCCTGACCGCCCTGCTCGCCCTGGCGCTGACCCTGGTCTTCGCGACGGGCTGCGGCACCAAGGCCGAGGCCCAGGCCAAGTGCGCCGGCTGCGGCATGGAATTCCCCGAGAAGGACGCCGTCGTGATGGACGGCAAGACCATGTGCCCCCACTGCGCCGAGGCCGCGCCGGCCGCCGGGGAGACGGTCATGCACGCCTGTGCCAAGTGCGGCATGGAGATGGCCGCGACCGAGATGGTCGAGCAGGGCGGCAAGTGGTACTGCGGCCATTGCGCGCCCGCCGAGGAGCCCAGCGAGCACGAAGGACACGGCCACGGCTAGCCGTCACGGCCCGGCGCGCCCCGCGGCGCGCCCGGCAGGAATCCGACCGCCGCCGTAGCGGCCGGGGCCGGGGGGTGGTCCTTTGCGCCCCGGACCGGGATCGGTTAACGTGTGCTCCCGCGGCGGGATACGACGTTGATGCGCGATGCGCGGGTCACGGGCCCGACATGGCATGATTCATGATGTCATTTGCATTGTGGCCAGATCAGCGGGGCGCTCGCCGGTCCGCCCGTAGATCCGCTCGATGATCCGGAGGAGCTGCCGAAGATGGCCATCCTGAAAGTCGCCCGCATGGGACATCCGGTCCTGCGCCGGCTCGCCGAGACGATTCCCCCGGAGGACATCACCGGTCCCGAGGTGCAGACGCTCATCCGGGACTTGCTCGAGACCATGCGCGAATACGCCGGCGTCGGTCTGGCCGCACCGCAGGTGCACGTCTCGAAACAGCTGGCCCTTGTCGGCGGCGAGCTGGACGAGGAAGACGAACCGATCATCCGCGTGGTGATCAACCCGGTGATCACGCCGACCACCGGCAAGCTCTACGGCATGTACGAGGGATGCCTCAGCGTGCCGGGCCTTCGCGGCTGGGTGGAGCGGCCGGCCGCCATCCACGTCGTGCATCACGACATGCACGGTGAACGTGTCGAGAGGGAGCTGGAGGGTTTCGCCGCGGTGGTCATGCAGCACGAATGCGACCACCTGCGTGGCGTGCTGTACGTGGACCGCCTGAAGGACATACGCAAGCTCGCCTTCGAGGAGGAAGCCGAGCGCTTCCTGCCCATCGAGCGCATGATCGACGAGAGAGACCTTTAAAAAGTCGCCCAGGAGTTGCACCAGATGGACCTGCTGACCGATGCCGTGACCGCCTTCAACAACCGCCGCTACACCGCCGCCGCCGAACTGACCGCCCAGGGCATGCGCACCGCGGTCGGGCGCGACGAGCTCTTCTGGATCGGCCTGCACGAGGCCTGCCAGGCCTTCGAGCACATCGCCGACAACAAGCTCGCCCCGGCCGAGGGCAAGCTGGTGGCGGCCATGGAGAAGCTGCGTCATTTCGGCTACCGCTACCAGAACCTGGAAGTGACCAGCGTCCTGGCCGGCCTGCGCCGCGGCCTCGAGGAGGCCCGCGCCGTGCGCAGCGGCCAGCGCCGGATGTTCGACGTGAGCCTGCTGCCGCAGATCAAGATGGCGGCCAAGGCCAAGAACCTCTGATCCCGGTGCCATCGACTCATGACGCGATACGCCGTCACGCTGCAGGACATCGAGGAGGCCGCGACGCGACTCGCGGGCGTGGCCCACCGCACGCCCGTGATGACCAGCCGGATCCTCGACGAACTCGCCGGCCGCCGCCTCTTCTTCAAATGCGAGCACCTGCAGAGGGTCGGCGCCTTCAAGTTCCGCGGCGCCTGGAATTCCGTAAGCCAGTTGCCGGACGACGCGGCCGCGCGCGGCGTGGCCACCCACAGCAGCGGCAACCACGCCCAGGCCCTGGCGCTGGCCGCCCGGCTGCGCGGGATACCCGCCCACATCGTCATGCCCAGCACCGCGCCGGCGGTCAAGCGCGCGGCGGTGGAAGGCTATGGCGCGCGCATCGTGGACTGCGAGCCCACGCTGGAGGCGCGCGAGGCCGCGGCCCGGCGCGTGCTGCAGGAGACGGGCGCGGTCTTCGTCCATCCCTACGACTACCCCCCGACGATCGCCGGACAGGGCACCGCCGCGCTGGAACTGCTGGAGCAGGTGCCCGACCTGGACGCCGTGGTGGCGCCGGTGGGCGGCGGCGGCCTGATGTCCGGCACCTGTCTGGCCGCGCGCGGGCGGCGGCCGGACATCCGGCTCTTCGGCGCCGAGCCAGCGGGGGCGGACGACGCCAGACGTTCCCTGGCCGCCGGCGCACGGATCCCCCAGACCTGTCCCGACACCCTCGCCGACGGGTTGCTCACGAGCCTCGGCGAGCTGACCTGGCCGGTGCTGCGAGATCACCTGGAGGACATTTCCACCGTGACCGACGAAGAGATCGTGCGGGCCATGCGGCTGGTCTGGTCGCGCATGAAGCAGCTGGTCGAGCCGAGCGGCGCGGTGCCGGTGGCGGCGGTGCTCACGGACGGTTTCAGGGCCCTGCGGGGGCTGTCGAGGGTCGGCGTGGTGATCTCCGGCGGAAACGTCGATCTCGGCGATCTGGCGCGGCGCGGGATCCTCTGAAAAAGGAGCTCCCGGACCCCGGTAAACA
Protein-coding sequences here:
- the def gene encoding peptide deformylase is translated as MAILKVARMGHPVLRRLAETIPPEDITGPEVQTLIRDLLETMREYAGVGLAAPQVHVSKQLALVGGELDEEDEPIIRVVINPVITPTTGKLYGMYEGCLSVPGLRGWVERPAAIHVVHHDMHGERVERELEGFAAVVMQHECDHLRGVLYVDRLKDIRKLAFEEEAERFLPIERMIDERDL
- a CDS encoding pyridoxal-phosphate dependent enzyme encodes the protein MTRYAVTLQDIEEAATRLAGVAHRTPVMTSRILDELAGRRLFFKCEHLQRVGAFKFRGAWNSVSQLPDDAAARGVATHSSGNHAQALALAARLRGIPAHIVMPSTAPAVKRAAVEGYGARIVDCEPTLEAREAAARRVLQETGAVFVHPYDYPPTIAGQGTAALELLEQVPDLDAVVAPVGGGGLMSGTCLAARGRRPDIRLFGAEPAGADDARRSLAAGARIPQTCPDTLADGLLTSLGELTWPVLRDHLEDISTVTDEEIVRAMRLVWSRMKQLVEPSGAVPVAAVLTDGFRALRGLSRVGVVISGGNVDLGDLARRGIL